In a genomic window of Gadus chalcogrammus isolate NIFS_2021 chromosome 17, NIFS_Gcha_1.0, whole genome shotgun sequence:
- the LOC130370156 gene encoding uncharacterized protein LOC130370156, which translates to MMSSTAAGSTTSTPMMSSIAAGSTTSTPMMSSTSAGATVSTVATPAETTASTIATSAVATSTAASTKTPVEALLTAISSEGCTETLLCAQEPASCDPSVTTCYFVSAQQTEGLNYGFSLSGESEGYIAVALSTDSSLGGGDITYICANNEESFEFIGASLNNSALIRQTVTVNSVKGLINGTTIQCTFTATIPDATTRAVSTSYSLAILTGNLSSTGVLGNPVARVQTQVLDISDASSSTSILTTVATTTVATSTVANSGRPTHLALSQALLIILGTMGLALL; encoded by the exons ATGATGAGCTCTACAGCAGCTGGATCCACTACAAGTACCCCAATGATGAGCTCTATAGCAGCTGGATCCACTACAAGTACCCCAATGATGAGCTCTACATCCGCCGGTGCCACCGTTAGCACCGTGGCAACGCCTGCTGAAACCACTGCTAGCACCATTGCAACGTCTGCCGTAGCCACCTCTACGGCAGCATCTACTAAAACCCCAGTTGAAGCTCTACTG ACGGCCATCTCCAGCGAAGGCTGCACCGAGACCCTGCTTTGTGCCCAAGAGCCGGCGAGCTGCGACCCATCGGTGACAACATGCTACTTTGTATCCGCCCAGCAGACTGAAGGCCTGAACTATGGGTTCAGCCTCTCTGGAGAGTCGGAAGGCTACATAGCCGTCGCGTTGTCAACTGACAGCTCTTTA ggaggaggggacattACCTATATTTGCGCCAACAATGAAGAGTCCTTCGAATTCATCGGTGCTTCGCTGAACAACAGTGCTTTGATTAGACAAACC GTGACCGTAAACTCGGTGAAGGGTCTCATCAACGGAACCACAATCCAGTGTACGTTTACTGCCACCATTCCTGATGCCACTACCAGAGCAGTGTCTACCTCCTATTCTCTAGCTATTCTCACCGGAAACCTTTCCA GCACAGGTGTACTGGGAAATCCTGTGGCCAGAGTGCAGACACAAGTGCTGGACATATCAGATGCCAGCTCCAGCACCAGTATCCTCACCACGGTCGCAACCACCACAGTCGCAACCAGTACCGTTGCAAACAGTGGCCGACCAACTCACCTGGCACTGTCACAAG CTCTACTCATCATCCTAGGGACCATGGGCCTGGCCTTGCTATAA